The segment TAATTGTGCCCTAATTACGTTTCGTTGGTAACAATCAGCAGCACACAGCAAACACACAAATAACTGCATATACATGGAGggaataaagaaaatgaaaaattagcaCCAATGGTTGACGAGAGTAAAATACTATTGAATTAAAAAGGGCATAAACAGGTCAATTTTACtgcaatgaacaaaaaaaaacttaaaattaataagagGACTAGTGAAGTAAGCACAGTACCCGTTGGAAATTGCAGCTGAGGTGTTTGAATGAAGCAAGATGTTGATATATGTGGTGAGGTTGTTGAAGGCAGGAAGATAGGTTGCTCGTCGTCTTCTTTTTGTGTTGATGCTTCAGAAACGAAGGAAAAATTAGCATATATAACTATCGAGAGTAAACAACAAGTGATTAAATAAAAGGGGATAAACAGATCTTcactaaaataaacaacaattaacttaaattttctATAAGAACAGACCAGTGAACTAACCCGTTGTAAATTTGAGCTCTGGTGCTTGAATCAAGCTCGATCTATATATATGTTTCGGGGTTGTTGCAAAGGGTTGTTGttcttcttcatttccttttgttaaagAGAAATGAATGACAATTGAATGTGCAGAAAGAGACGGAGCCATCAGTTTAATGTTTTGGGTTATGCAACAGTAATGGTTTACTGTGGAGTTGTTGTGCGCAATTACGGTTGATGGGAAGGGAAATGAATGCAAATGAAAGAACAAGAATGGGAAGGAGAAGAGGAAATGAGAACTGAACGAGAACAGTGTGTGTTTTGGTTATCAAGATCTCTAGAAAGTTCAACCACAGGTTGAAACTTGTAAAAAAGCAGTATTTTACTGCTTCCAATAAATCGTGGTCCTGCCGCATATAAGTGGTGGGACCCatgtttgttgatttttaaacCATCTGTAACCAAACGATCATTTAatgcgtttttgaaaaaacgcAAACGCTAACACGTTGCCAAACGGACTCTTAGATGTGAGTAGGTTTTAGCCGTACTCAGAGCACCTATGTAATGATTACCGttgttttataagttttttttaagaaatatagtttttaaaaatcaatataaaaaacaatttaaaaataaaaggaatattgtaaaaaaataaatttttttttttttaaagtgggaTTGAAATGCTGTCCCAGGCCAGGTCAGCATTCAGATGTTGTCCCTAGAATACTACTGTTCCACCGTAGAGGCAGGAGGTACGGAAAGCACTCACTCTCTTCCACTTCTTTTAAACTGTGATCCAGCCCTGCACATCATCATGCCGACAAGCAGCGTACTGAAACATGGAAACTGTGTTCGACggggatataatttttttaattaaaaatatattaagataatattttttaatattatcgtataaatatatttaaaaataaataaaaaatactttaaaatctaaaaataccgAAAAAACCATTAGAATGCAGACACAAAAATCTGTCTTTAGGGACTGATTCCCTTTAGGCTTTAGGCTTCAACCCTACTTTCCGCGGAGAACAtgtcagagtttttttttttcctttaattgttTAAACCAAAATATTCTCGTCCGTCCTTTTCCATGACACCTTGGAGATTCTCCATGTCCTTGCACTCCTCCTCTTCTTGTTCATTATAAagatttagaaattatttatttttatattttaaaatattttaaaaaaatttaaaattttttaattttttttcttcaaattaatttttttaaaatattttttaaattattttgatgtgttgatatcaaaaataatttttttaaaataaaaaaacattattttgatgcattttcgagtgaaaaacatttttaaaagcaGTTATAACCGTACTCCCAAACAGtccataattaataaaatatacaaaagtaAATTATCACCGAGtccctgttattttttttattccggTATTTAAAAgtctattgtatttttattaattttggttgAGCCGGatcaactaattaaaaaataaaacactcttaacaataatatattctatttataaatcttaaattcaaaccttgtttaaaaaaaacaaacaccaagcTACTTGAACCAaccacttaatttttatttgaaaacaaattaattaattcttatagttaaaaagaataaaatagtcATTTGACTGGCCATGTTATATAATAGTATTTtactcaaaatatattattttctcctCCACCTATctatcccttttttttccttagctatttcttaaaaaaaactaaaaaaaaaacatgaaaaggattaaattataaatggaTTTAAGAATATgaagattaaatatataatttcagaaAGCATGGAAACTAATTTATTAGGGCAtatttgggaacgcggttcaaTCTGTGttcccaaaaaaattgaattttttttttgctaaaatttaatatagtttatatgttttggatcgttttgatgtattaatgtcaaaaataatttttaaaaaataaataaatatcattaatttatatattttgatataaaaaattatttgaaaattaccTCTCACTGCAAACAAACTTTAAATTCCTACCTGAACTGAGTTATAGTTAACTCAGTACAGTAAGTCTGCTAAATAAGCAAGCAGAGGAGGCCTTTCGATTTTACTTTGTACTTGCGTTGAAGACATGTCATCTTGCAAGCTAGAGAAGGCTATGAAATAGCTACAAGATGCTCAGTCTGTGTTtggaaaatgatgattttttaaaatgttttttttaattaaaaatatattaaaatatttttttatatttttaatatcaactttaaaaatcacttaaaagaatattttcttaaacaaaaagaaattttaaaagcagAACATACCATGCACAATGTCAAATGAGCAATTAATATAtgtgataaagaaaaaatataaaattatttttgaaacacacacacacacacacacacacacacatatatatatatatatatatatatatatatatatatatatatatatataaaattgtggATCTATATGTAAGTAAGTAATTACAactacaaactaaaaaaatatcattttttaccaTACTGTGTTATTGAACAGTaaaggtgatcattttcggttcggttcgatttttattaaaaaaataattaaaccgaattttttttgaaaaaaaaaccgaacccgggtcaaaccgaccggtttcggttcagttggttcggtttttttagggaaaaaccagttcaaaccagtttggctcggtttttccagttttgactcggtttttttgtttggctcggttttttatgatttttttcgattttggttcggttcgattcggttcggtttttggttttttacttataaaattgaaccgaaccgaccggttttttcaaaattttaatcggtttttttcggttcggttttttcagttatttttttctgattttctcggTTTAGTCggttttttgctcacccctattGAACAATgccatattttattttcatttttgccattaaatcttttattttttagttttataattttatcctcatATATTATACTAACAATGCTTTATTTATTCAGATAGATTCTTTTTGCATGCTTTCCTTTATGTGAAGTATTGGAGAAAATTTCAACCACcaatgaaagataaattttacaaaaataaatttaaggttatggttaaaaaaataataaattaaaagagtaaGGAGcaagataaacaaaaaataaagaaagctcTTTGTTCAAAAGGTAAAAGAAACTTCAATTTTTCCcatgaagtttttatttatgcattatTTAGTCTTtgaagttttagaaatttactttttgatattaaaatttatttttttacctttcaaattttgaaataaaaaagacaaaatcactcaaaaaataaaaggacagAGGAAGGGGTTGGTCAGAAACATTCTAATCATGAAAAGGACTAATCTTAATGTCAATgagtttattttacaaaaaaaaataaaaattctatgaAGATAGTTTGAAATTTACATCTTGCTAAAATTATATGTCGAAATctagaaagatttttttatttgatttaattttggattCTCAAACCGATTAGAAGGTTTGGTTTTGGTAAAAATAGGCTTAATAAAGTTCATAAgatgtttttaaagtatttatatatgaataaaattgaaaaataattattttaatccaaaaccTCATCTTCCAATTTTTCAACCACCAAATATTAATTGTAGTTTGAaccaataaataatatatcatttacatgaataaataaataaataacatatcatctatcttattaaaattaaaaaagttaaaccaTGGtatccactctttttttttttgaataaaaaattaggaaaatCCATGCACgcctacttgttttttttaggcCAAGCATGGTGGTGGCTTATCCTCCTAGTTGTAAGTGACAGAACTTTGTTTATACTggcctaaattttttttttaaattcatttttattacttttaaataaaattcaatataaataaaataaataaaatgatagttattatatataaatctaatatgcaatttttttaataaaaaaatatgctcttaaacattcaataaaaataaaatatctattttgttattataattttttcttagattAAGTATTTTTCCCCTTTTATCATGTGCGAATTgtcaaatcaagattttttatttttttaatcaaaatttaccttttataataagtttttatttataaaaaacaaaaatgatttttataaaaatattgttgtaaGAAAAAACACAGAGTTTTAGTTAAGTTTCAGTTAAAGAGATGCATTTTTCTCtccataattaaaataattaaaattttatcaaatatttatcttaaatggctttagtttttatttaaaaacatcttACCGGAAGAAAAAACacacgaataaaaaaaaataatattttttctccatAATTTAAGTTAAGTTGTGGTCTTcttttgtaaatatttattttaatcacatcataactgataaaaatagattttcaaaACTTTCTCGTGACAGAGAAAAACTATTCCTGAAAGAAGCCGAGCCTAGTTGTGGTGTATAATTGAGCGAGCTGTATCGAATAATTGGGGAAATGACTAGATCCAAAGTGCCAAAATCAAGACCAAAAAACTACCCTTTTGCAGCAATCATAATTCATCCTCGTGTCCGTCCCAATCAAGAAAGCTAATAAATGATTCCACGAATCACATACAGAAACGCAAAGGTTAATGGGGTCCTCAAGAAAAGCACTTGTTATATCAAATTGATTGTCTGTTTCTGTCGCTGTTTGCGGTACAGTCATTAAGAAGATAGGAAGAACTGTGTAATGTAATGTAATGTAATGACATCACCAGCATGGGATGTGAAAGTCTATTAACAAAATCAAAGCTTCAGAAGAGATTTTGATGAAAAGGGAATATATCTGTAAGGAAGAAGATAAGGACCTTTAGTAGTAAAAGATAAGCAAAGTTCTCCCAGCTCCACTGCTGAGAGAATCACTGGGCCCTTCAGCACCTGCTTGATTGATTACCTTTCTTCCTCTTGAAGTACTCATGTCTTCTCTTAAGCAACCCAAGGTAGCATCTTTCTTTTGATCTTAATTGATCTTTACGAAAACTGAAACTATCAAGGGATTGCTGTTAATGGGGACAAGGTAGTGGTCAAAAGAATAGTCATTACTCACCCCAAACATCAGATTCTATGCTTGATGTGCCTGATGCAAAACCAgatagatataaataaataaagttgcTTTCTGCAATTGTCCCAAAGGAACTATAATCCAAAAGGACAATAATGCTCAGGGTCACAACACAATTGCCTGCTTCCACTTCCCCCACAACGTCAAAAAGGCTGGGAATAGTTTTCAGGTAGGAGCTTCAGGAGATGGGGTTTACGAAGTTCCAAGCAGCCTACCCCCCCACTACTCTCCACCCCAACAGGGAGTTGTAGACATTATGAGGAATCCTTTGACAAATATAGGAAAGAATAAAGGGGGTTTGGTGAAAGTTCCCATCAAAAGCAGATCAGTGGATATGATCAGCAAATTGTGATGATCATCATCAGTAAACAGACAAATCAGGTTTGGGCAGCTCTAACAACCTAAAAGATGAGTGGccctttatctttttaattaacagTTAATGATCAGATTATGGTCAATTAAACAATATAGTATCAAAACCAAAGTACAAATGAGGAATCCCACCACAGCACATCAATAAAGAACGAatagaatattaaattaaatagaaaagaaatgtaACACATCAATCATTGTTAATTTAGACTTTCTAtcacaggttttttttttcttaataataaaaacctaCAGAATTAGAAAGGCCTCAGAAATACAAATGTAATCAAGATGCATACTTGAAATTAATTCAGCAGGATGATAACTTTATGTGAATTAGTTAAATTGTTATTACAATGGATATGCAAGAAATTAAACTGAAGCTTAAAGCCTCAAAATCAAGTTCTTATCAAAATGTTCTTATTCTGCTATGAAAGCAAGTGGAGAATCTCCATGACAGCTCAGTTGAATCGATTACCCGGATCTAATTCTCTTCGAATTGGCCTTTCCATTGGACTTCAATATCCCGCTTGATTCACCCTCTGATGAAGGTTCCATTGACCTGGTGAAATTGCTCGAAAGATCAGCATAAAGATCCACCACCCTTCTAATGTTATTGTTTAGCTCCTTGATCAAACCAACGTTTCGAGTCAGGTTGTCTGGGATCTTCGACTCGTGGTTTTGGTTTATTTCATTGATTAGCAACCTGTTTTGATCCAGAATGTCCTGGACTTGCACAAAACTCTTCTGGAAAGTTTGCAAAACCTTGCCATCTACTTGGTTTCCATTGCTTAAACCTGGAAATAAATCACCTTCCATCTCTATCTCTCCTCAATCGATCAAGACCAGTTTTTttcctacataaaaaaaaactcagataAATACCggataaagggaaaaaaatagaatacaGAATCAAAAGGTTAGCTTTACCAAATTTGATATCCTCTACCTtgcaattattttatcttatctctctgaactttaaaaaagaaaaatcacatagACTACACGCAATTTAAACCTATCAGGTACCTAATGCAATAATTGTGCTTGGTCTGAAGTGATCAGTatacacattatttttttttgccttttccttcattttctcaACAACCAAGCACAGATGGACAAGACAAGGTATAAAGCAGAGATAAAAAAAGAGGAACAACAACCATACATGTATTACTACCACTCCCTTTATAACAttcaaaagagagaaaagaaagcaaactgctctttcttttttccacaAAAAGGAACCTTTTCTCTAAAAACCCAATCCCAAGTTGAAGACCTTGTGTGGAGAATAACTGTAAACTATGAAAAACCCCAACAAAATCAGTCAATGCCAGATAAATTCCcgtaagaaaaaagaaacagcactctcacaaaaaaaaaaacaagaaaaacatgaaaatggattgagaaaaacaacaataccagatcaaattaaatgagaGAGTAAGAAAGAAAGATCTATATTTCCTGAAGTGGAAGAACAAAAGCAAAAGCCAAAGCCTCTAGGATACAACCAAGCAAAGATTATATTTACAAtactaaaagaacaaaaaaaccccAATGACTGATAACATTAAAGAGAAAATCTTCACGTTTTACACTTCAGTTCATATCTCATATTTTATGAGATAGActgaaaatttaatgaaatccGGAAGGCATAAAATTATCTTTCAGAAAATCTCTTAATTTTGAAACAGACACACTGAtacgaaagaagaagaaaaatagataaaaaaaatctcatattgaCCGTCGTATATCGTTGACTCCACTTACCTTGAACAGAAGCAGGAACATTTTAGTGGGTTGGAGGTAGAGAGAGGAAAAATGAATTTTCTCACGAAAACACTGGATTTTGTGGAGAAAGATTGAACGAAAGGGGAATGGAACTTTTGTGGGATTTGGAAGAAAGGCACAGAAATTatgaaaaacgaaaaaaaaaaacagaaagaaagattTGATTGACagagaaataagaaagaaatattCAGAGAGAAGCCCAGATATAacgattttgttttgttgttagattctttctctcttccttcCTCTTACCTCGTTTATTTCACCAACAGTACtatcgtttttttattttattttattctaggcTGTAGGTTTTTATAGCCTGCGACACAACCAAACTTTAGTTTACTGCAAGTTTTAAATCTTAGCCGTCTATTTAAACCGACGCCGTTAAGAGTATCCGAGTTAAAGCTCCGAAGAATGACGTCGCATTGGACCTCCACTTACtagggttttttgtttttttaatttttttcaggcGCCCTGCCAGTGGTAATTTTCcgagaaaaaacacaaaaaaaccctcaagattttctcagaaaccaaacaCACCTCCTCAATCACCACATGCCTCCATGGACAATCTCATCTCTTCAGCTCTCGAAGAGATTTGTTACCATGGTCCCAGCGGAGTCTCCCTATCCTCCCTCTGGTCGACATTAACGCCAAAACCTTCTCCTTCAGTCAAAGCCTCTCTATGGACAAACCTGCTTTCAATACCTTCTCTTCAATTCACTGTTCCTGGATACGATCTTCCGTTTAGTGCTGACGACAGTAAAATCAAGCGTTGTGAACACGCCGAGAAGCTCGGTTTGAAAATTGTAGCCAAAGAGCACCTTAGGGATTCCTTTGTTGGTCTTTACGACACTCCGTCTACTGGAATTTCTTCTAATCAACGCAATGCTCTTAAACGACTTGCCGTTGCTAGGTTTGTTCATCTTCGTCTTCCTGATTTTACAAAATTTCCCTGCTGATAATGTGTAGCTTGATAATCATGATCAACGAATCATCTGGATTCTTGGAGTTTTATCCTGCCATATTTTCTTGATATCTAGCATTACTCTATGGCAATAATACGATACTGCTTTCCAACTTAGTTGCAAGGCTTCCAAACCTTAACTACTTAAGTACCAAAGGCTGCTTTCGCTAGAGTAATTGTTTTACTCCattatttattgagaattgaatcATATTTGGTTGCATTTACTTAACTACTTAATTAGTCGATTAATTAGGCTTGCGTGAGAGTTAGAGTGATGTTTAGTGGTTATTAACATGTGCAGAGGGAATGGGATTACACAAAACGCACTGGCAAAGGACTTGAAGgtagaaaataataactttttttatgtgGTGAGGAGTCTAGAATGCAGAGGGTTGATTGTGAGACAACCTGCGGTTGTGAAGATGAAAGATGTGAGTGTCACTACCAATATGTTGTATTTATATCGTCATGCGAAGCATTTAGGTGTTCAACAGAGGTTTGAGATTAATGAGGAATGTGTGGAGGAAACTGATATACGGGGGGATGGTTTTGATGGAGAGTCTTCTTCTAAAGTGCTTGTGAGGGATTATTTACCGCCAATAAAAGCCATCTGTGACAAACTTGAAAAAGCCAATGACAAGGtaaactctttttttgttttgctttttaaagtgtttttgatCTTGGCAGTTATGATTATGAAGTATGATGATTTTTGTGTTATTGAAGGTCCTTGTCATTTCAGATATCAAACAGGATCTTGGTTACAGTGGAACTAAAGGACACAAAGCTTGGAGAAATGTAAGTTTTAGAAGTTATTCATCTGTACTGCATATTTGAACTTGGTTCTGTTTCGTGGTTATTTCTGATTGTTTTTGTTGTAATATACTTTCCTCGATGTTCTCTTAGATATTGCGTAGGTTGAAAGATGCCTGTGTTGTTGAGGAGTTTGAAGCTAAAGTTGACAGGAAGGTTTGCTTAAAAAAACCCTCTTTGAGGACTGTTCTACATGGTTATGTACAAAAAGTCCTTGAGTTTCATTCATCACTTCTCTAGTTTCTGTTTTTGGCAGGTTGAGTGTTGCCTACGATTGTTACAGGAGTTTTCCCCTAATAATTTTGAGCCCAAAACTCGTGGGTGTGGCGAAGATTGTGACAACAAAGTGCTGGTGAAATTTGGAAAGATGATTCAACAAACTGATCAACTTGTAGAACTTTCCCTTGACCAGcaaatttatgatttgattgATGCTGCAGGATCCAAGGGGGCTACTTTTAGAGAGGTGGGCATTGGTTCTTGTACTTGTGTCATTGATTCTGTTGCAACTCTGTAGGTTAAAAATgcacttttcttcttcaatatttCATTTATGGTTTTCTATTGaccaatcaataaaaaaaaaagagaagcgtTTTCTACATTTTTCTATATCCATGACCCTTCCTCTCCCTACTGCCTCCCCAAAAGTATATTGTTGACCTTTCACTCCAATTATGTGCTACATTTTATGTGCATTTATTAGCCAAGAAATGACCAAATTTTCCTATAATGGCAAATTGCTTTACTTTCACCATTATCTTTAGCACTTGAtattttgttgtcttttttagTGTAATGCCGCTATAATTTGATGGTATCTTTGCAAATATCTTGTGTTTCCTCTTTTctcactgattttttttctgactTCAATTATTTTTGCCAAATCAATATATCTATGAGCAGGTGGGTAGGAGGCTGGGACTtgataagaaaagaaactatCCTCGGTTTGAAAATATGTTGTCTATGTTTGGGATGCACAGGCAGGCAGAAATCAACAAAAGAACTCCAGAATATCGAGTTTGGACTGCTGGAAATTCAAATTCTGACACACCAATTGCAGTTCTTTGTAAATCCAAAGCTGTCCTTGGTGACAATAATATTTCTGATTTGAATACTAGCAATGTTGATGTACCTGTCAGATCTGATGTAGGTTTATTAGAGCATGGTAATTCAACCTTGGGAATTTATTCTGCTTCGTCTGGAAAACTGAATGAGGAAATTGATACTGACGTATATAGTGGCTCACCTGAGGATGGCAAAACTAACCATATGCAGCTCTGTCCTGGCAATGTGCCAGACTCACTCAACAGGCCAAGAAGTACAGCTTCCAATGCCGAAATTTATATAGAGAGCATGCAAATGGAACCAGATGGTGCTTCATCAGTTAAAACAGCACCAACTTTGTTGACGCCACATCATTCTGGATCCTCTCAGACATATCCGCACATGCCTTTAACGGCTGATAGCGCCTTCAGGGAGAAGAAAATTCTTGAATGGTTGCAGGTATTTCATCATTCACTTCATGAGGCTTACGCCAAGAGATTAACTAATTCTTGTATCTTCTTTGATGTTTCTGGTAATTGTCTTTCTAGCAACTCATTTTCAATATGCTTGTTTTGTGTAGGACAAGATATTCATTTTGAAACCTGAGATACACAAGTGGCTTAAGAGTCTTGAGGACAAGGGTACAACAATTGACAGGAAGACTGTTGATCGAATTCTATATAAGCTTGAGCGGCAAGGACACTGCAAATTGCAGCACATTAATGTCCCTGCTGTCACAAATTGCGCCCGAGATCGTACCATCCTAGTGGTTCTTCACCCATCTGTTCAAGGTTTTCCTCCTGAACTAATGGGTGAAATTCATGATAGAGTGAGGGTTTTTGAAAAGCAAAGTCGTGGAGAGGGGTCATCCAGGCTGAAGATTAAGGAATCAGTTCCAGTGTTAAATAGTGTAACAAGAACTCAGATGCATGTAGGTTCAGAAGAAAAGACTGCTAAATGGGAAGCCATGCGAGCCAATGGGTTTGTGTTAGCAAAAATGGGCCGTGCTCGGCTGCTTCATACTTTTTTGTGGAATCATCTAAGTAGTTTGCCTGAATGGAACGGTGATTTATCATCTGGGGCATATTCATATGCTTACAAGTTGTTTGAATTAGAGTCTGTTATTGATGCCATTCCAATTGAGCTGTTCTTACAAGTGGCAGGATCTGCTCAAAAGTATGATGATATGATTGAAAAGTGCAAGAGGGGTTTGCGTCTCTCTGATCTTCCTATTGAAGAATACAGAAACTTGTTGGATAGTAGGGCCACAAACAGATTATCATTGATCATTGACATTTTACGTCGATTGAAGGTATTGTTTCTTGGTCAAAAATGACTTTGCACACATTCTTAACTTCTTGTTTCATGATGTATGTGGTACTTTATTGATTTGGCTTGTTTATCACTCTTTCTGTTATTATGTTGTGCTTTGAAAGTTTTTGATTCAATAAAATCTGTACCTTTACCCATGTCTAGCTTCAAGTAGCAATATTTAAGATCGTTTCAAATTCATACAATCATATACCTATCTACATGTGAAAGGGTTCTTCAGTTGGATAAAAGCAAAGAATAGTGTATGTGGTTATCACAATGCTAAGGCAGCTGGGGTTTGGTTTCTTTCCATCATATGCAAGTCTTCCCCTTTGAACAAGAAAATTGTATTCACATCACAGTTGTTTTTTCATCAATGTG is part of the Populus nigra chromosome 8, ddPopNigr1.1, whole genome shotgun sequence genome and harbors:
- the LOC133702083 gene encoding protein ELF4-LIKE 4-like encodes the protein MEGDLFPGLSNGNQVDGKVLQTFQKSFVQVQDILDQNRLLINEINQNHESKIPDNLTRNVGLIKELNNNIRRVVDLYADLSSNFTRSMEPSSEGESSGILKSNGKANSKRIRSG